Proteins co-encoded in one Strix uralensis isolate ZFMK-TIS-50842 chromosome 2, bStrUra1, whole genome shotgun sequence genomic window:
- the RCBTB1 gene encoding RCC1 and BTB domain-containing protein 1 isoform X3 — protein MTHSSIMVDVGKWPIFTLLSPQEIASIRKACVFGTSANEAIYITHNDEVFVFGLNCSNCLGTGDNQSTIVPKKLEALCGKKISSLSYGSGPHVVLCTEDGEVYAWGHNGYSQLGNGTTNQGITPVQVCTNLLIKKVVEVACGSHHSMALSFDGDLYAWGYNNCGQVGSGSTANQPTPRRVSNCLQGKMVVGIACGQTSSMAVVNNGEVYGWGYNGNGQLGLGNNGNQLTPCRVAALHGVCILQIACGYAHTLALTDEGLLYAWGANTYGQLGTGNKSNQLSPVQIMMEKERVVEIAACHSAHTSAAKTQSGQVYMWGQCRGQSVIFPHLTHFACTDDVFACFATPAVMWRLLSVACYHIYRGPENSISSIEEN, from the exons ATGACACACAGCAGCATCATGGTGGATGTAGGCAAGTGGCCAATATTTACTTTGCTGTCACCTCAAGAAATAGCATCTATTCGGAAAGCATGTGTATTTGGTACGTCAGCCAATGAAGCTATATACATAACGCACAATGATGAG GTATTTGTTTTTGGACTGAATTGCAGTAATTGTTTGGGAACTGGAGATAATCAGAGCACAATAGTACCAAAGAAATTAGAAGCCTTATGTGGAAAGAAGATTTCCAGTCTCAGTTATGGAAGTGGACCCCATGTTGTACTTTGCACTGAAG atgGTGAAGTGTATGCTTGGGGACATAATGGTTACAGCCAACTTGGGAATGGCACAACCAATCAGGGCATTACTCCTGTTCAAGTTTGCACAAATCTGTTAATAAAGAAAGTGGTGGAAGTAGCTTGTGGCTCTCATCATTCCATGGCACTGTCGTTTGATGGGGAT CTGTACGCTTGGGGCTATAATAACTGTGGTCAAGTTGGATCTGGATCTACAGCAAACCAGCCAACCCCTCGTAGAGTTTCGAACTGTTTACAGGGTAAAATGGTGGTTGGCATTGCTTGTGGTCAGACCTCCTCCATGGCTGTGGTAAACAATGGTGAG GTTTATGGCTGGGGTTACAATGGTAATGGTCAGCTAGGTCTTGGCAACAACGGCAACCAACTAACGCCATGCAGAGTAGCAGCGTTACATGGTGTGTGTATACTCCAG ATTGCCTGTGGCTATGCGCACACACTAGCACTAACAGATGAGGGTTTGCTCTATGCCTGGGGAGCTAACACTTACGGGCAGCTGGGAACTGGCAATAAAAGTAACCAGTTAAGCCCGGTGCAGATcatgatggaaaaagaaag GGTTGTGGAGATCGCAGCCTGCCACTCTGCTCACACGTCGGCTGCCAAGACGCAGAGCGGCCAGGTGTACATGTGGGGCCAATGCCGTGGGCAGTCCGTGATCTTTCCCCACCTCACTCACTTTGCCTGCACTGATGATGTGTTTGCTTGCTTTGCTACCCCTGCCGTTATGTGGCGCCTTCTATCAGTAG
- the RCBTB1 gene encoding RCC1 and BTB domain-containing protein 1 isoform X4 — protein MTHSSIMVDVGKWPIFTLLSPQEIASIRKACVFGTSANEAIYITHNDEVFVFGLNCSNCLGTGDNQSTIVPKKLEALCGKKISSLSYGSGPHVVLCTEDGEVYAWGHNGYSQLGNGTTNQGITPVQVCTNLLIKKVVEVACGSHHSMALSFDGDLYAWGYNNCGQVGSGSTANQPTPRRVSNCLQGKMVVGIACGQTSSMAVVNNGEVYGWGYNGNGQLGLGNNGNQLTPCRVAALHGVCILQIACGYAHTLALTDEGLLYAWGANTYGQLGTGNKSNQLSPVQIMMEKERVVEIAACHSAHTSAAKTQSGQVYMWGQCRGQSVIFPHLTHFACTDDVFACFATPAVMWRLLSVGSDHTVSVWLKYCTPCLK, from the exons ATGACACACAGCAGCATCATGGTGGATGTAGGCAAGTGGCCAATATTTACTTTGCTGTCACCTCAAGAAATAGCATCTATTCGGAAAGCATGTGTATTTGGTACGTCAGCCAATGAAGCTATATACATAACGCACAATGATGAG GTATTTGTTTTTGGACTGAATTGCAGTAATTGTTTGGGAACTGGAGATAATCAGAGCACAATAGTACCAAAGAAATTAGAAGCCTTATGTGGAAAGAAGATTTCCAGTCTCAGTTATGGAAGTGGACCCCATGTTGTACTTTGCACTGAAG atgGTGAAGTGTATGCTTGGGGACATAATGGTTACAGCCAACTTGGGAATGGCACAACCAATCAGGGCATTACTCCTGTTCAAGTTTGCACAAATCTGTTAATAAAGAAAGTGGTGGAAGTAGCTTGTGGCTCTCATCATTCCATGGCACTGTCGTTTGATGGGGAT CTGTACGCTTGGGGCTATAATAACTGTGGTCAAGTTGGATCTGGATCTACAGCAAACCAGCCAACCCCTCGTAGAGTTTCGAACTGTTTACAGGGTAAAATGGTGGTTGGCATTGCTTGTGGTCAGACCTCCTCCATGGCTGTGGTAAACAATGGTGAG GTTTATGGCTGGGGTTACAATGGTAATGGTCAGCTAGGTCTTGGCAACAACGGCAACCAACTAACGCCATGCAGAGTAGCAGCGTTACATGGTGTGTGTATACTCCAG ATTGCCTGTGGCTATGCGCACACACTAGCACTAACAGATGAGGGTTTGCTCTATGCCTGGGGAGCTAACACTTACGGGCAGCTGGGAACTGGCAATAAAAGTAACCAGTTAAGCCCGGTGCAGATcatgatggaaaaagaaag GGTTGTGGAGATCGCAGCCTGCCACTCTGCTCACACGTCGGCTGCCAAGACGCAGAGCGGCCAGGTGTACATGTGGGGCCAATGCCGTGGGCAGTCCGTGATCTTTCCCCACCTCACTCACTTTGCCTGCACTGATGATGTGTTTGCTTGCTTTGCTACCCCTGCCGTTATGTGGCGCCTTCTATCAGTAG